Proteins encoded together in one Pongo abelii isolate AG06213 chromosome 8, NHGRI_mPonAbe1-v2.0_pri, whole genome shotgun sequence window:
- the NKX2-3 gene encoding homeobox protein Nkx-2.3 — translation MMLPSPVTSTPFSVKDILNLEQQQQHFHGAHLQADLEHHFHSAPCMLAAAEGTQFSDGGEEDEEDEGEKLSYLNSLAAADGHGDSGLCPQGYVHTVLRDSCSGPKEHEEEPEVVRDRSQKSCQLKKSLETAGDCKAAEESERPKPRSRRKPRVLFSQAQVFELERRFKQQRYLSAPEREHLASSLKLTSTQVKIWFQNRRYKCKRQRQDKSLELGAHAPPPPPRRVAVPVLVRDGKPCVTPSAQAYGAPYSVGASAYSYNSFPAYGYGNSAAAAAAAAAAAAAAAAYSGSYGCAYPAGGGGGGGTSAAATAMQPACSAAGGGPFVNVSNLGGFGSGGGAQPLHQGTAAGAACAQGTLQGIRAW, via the exons ATGATGTTACCAAGCCCGGTCACCTCCACCCCTTTCTCAGTCAAAGACATTTTGAAtctggagcagcagcagcagcacttcCATGGTGCGCACTTGCAGGCGGACTTGGAGCACCACTTCCACTCTGCGCCCTGCATGCTGGCCGCAGCTGAGGGGACGCAATTTTCTGACGGAGGGGAGGAGGACGAGGAAGACGAGGGCGAGAAATTGTCCTATTTGAACTCACTAGCCGCAGCAGACGGCCACGGGGATTCAGGGCTGTGTCCCCAGGGCTATGTCCACACGGTCCTGCGAGACTCGTGCAGCGGGCCCAAGGAACATGAAGAGGAACCCGAGGTCGTGAGGGACCGGAGCCAAA AAAGCTGCCAGCTGAAGAAGTCTCTAGAGACGGCCGGAGACTGCAAGGCGGCGGAGGAGAGCGAGAGGCCGAAGCCACGCAGCCGCCGGAAGCCCCGGGTCCTCTTCTCGCAAGCCCAGGTCTTCGAGCTGGAACGCAGGTTCAAGCAGCAGCGGTACCTGTCGGCACCCGAGCGCGAACACCTCGCCAGCAGCCTGAAGCTCACATCCACGCAGGTGAAAATCTGGTTCCAGAATCGCAGGTACAAGTGCAAGAGACAGCGGCAGGACAAGTCTCTGGAGCTTGGCGCACacgcgcccccgccgccgccgcgccgCGTGGCGGTCCCGGTGCTGGTGCGGGACGGCAAGCCGTGCGTCACGCCCAGCGCGCAGGCCTACGGCGCGCCCTACAGCGTGGGCGCCAGCGCCTACTCCTACAACAGCTTCCCCGCTTACGGCTATGGGAACTCggccgcggccgccgccgccgccgctgccgccgccgccgccgcggcggCCTACAGCGGCAGCTATGGCTGTGCGTAcccggcgggcggcggcggcggcggcgggaccTCCGCGGCGGCCACTGCCATGCAGCCCGCCTGCAGCGCGGCTGGAGGCGGCCCCTTTGTGAACGTGAGCAACCTAGGAGGCttcggcagcggcggcggcgcaCAGCCGTTGCACCAGGGTACTGCAGCCGGGGCCGCGTGCGCTCAGGGCACCTTGCAGGGCATCCGGGCCTGGTAG